Below is a window of Virgibacillus sp. NKC19-3 DNA.
TATATTCCTCCATGAAGACAGGTTTTTGATTAAATATATATTCGGAAATGCAGAACCGAATCAACGTTTCTTTACCAATAACCTTGATGCCATAATTAGGTTTATGCTCAATGGACAGATCATATTCCTCAAGTATGGCCCGAACGATTTTCAAATCTGCTTGCAATGTGGATCGGCTAATATACAATTCCTCAGCTAGATCTTCCATCTTTATATAATCCGTCTGCAGTAAAATCTTTTCCATTAAAAAATCAACCCGCTTATCGGGCTCATTGGGGACTGTTCGTATTTCTTCTTTTACATATTGTTGTAAGAAATAACGGAAATCCTCTTCATCTTTGATGTTTAAGACATAACCTTTCCCCTTATAAGCATCAATAGTTATATTATAATTCCGGAGCAGACTGTTTAACCCTTTTATATCATTCCTGACCGTTTTTGAACTGACCTTTAGATCTGTTGCCAGATTCAAACTCGTTACAGGGACATCTGCATGCTTAAGCAGTTTTATAATCTCTCGCCAGCGGGAGTCCATATTGAATACCTCTTTTCCGGGGAAGTATGCCATGTTTCTATTTTAACATAGGATAAGCTAAAAAAGGGAGCATCCTCGATTAGAGAATACTCATAAATACGAGACTATTACATTTTGCCCCCAGATATTTCATTCACCAAACCTACTGTAGCTTCACTATGGCCGTCATACATGAATTCTATTCCCACAAAAAACACAATCGTTAGTATAGCAGCAATAACAAAAACGATAAGTGCTTTATTCATGCTTTCTTCCCTCCTTTCCATTTTTTAATATAAATCAGAATAGATTTATATCTGTCTCGTTATGCTATAACCCATTTTTGCTTAATAAAAACCTAAAACCGTATTGGGCAACCTACAGATAGAAGGAACTTAAACTAGATTAACTGCATCGTTGTGATACAAGTAAAATCATCCTCATACGTACTGATTTCCGATGTCACTTCTTTTCCATCATGTTTGATTTCAACGGCATAGGTTTCATCCCTAGGCAGCCACAAGTCAATAAAGCCGTTCTCTTCGGTCTGCATTGTCTCATCGATGACAACGTTCCCTTCCGCAGTTTCAATATAAACATCAAATGCTTCCTGAACCATTTCTCCCTGACAGCCTGTTAAACTATGAATTTCACAGGGATGCGTCTGTTCTTCAAAGGGAGCAATCGAAACAAAAAATTCATCTTCCGGTAAATCATAAATCGCTTCTTCATTCTCTTCCTTATCTGTAACAATAAGTTGTTCAGAAGTAATGGATGCATCCTCATCAACAATATCTTCGGTACTATAATAATGGACTAATTCTTTAATATCGCCCGTTTCGTCCTGTACATTCTCTTCTGCACTACAAGCAGCTAATAAAGCCAAAAATACAAATAAGACAAGGGTCCTTTTTTTCTTCATGAAATTCACACTCCAAATATAATTTCTTGTCTTATATTATACGGAACGATAATGCTATTATCTATATTCTCCCAATAACTGACACAATATAGTAACTTTATAGGTATTGTTATAAATTTGTTAAAATAAAGTAGTCTCATAGTTGACGTTTCAGAGCTTAAAAATCAATTGAAAAAACTTTGTCCAAACAGAAAATGGACTTTATAGACGATTAACTTGAGGCATGTTTTAATGCTATTTGCTGTTGTTCATTACTTGGTCGAAGAAAGCGGATTAGTGCAATGAAAAAACATAAAATTGCTGCAAAACCAAATAAACCAAACAACCCACTTTGATAGAGTGGCGTAAAATAAAACACATTTACCAACGTGATTAAGATTCCACCAATTAGACCAATATATCCAAAGCGATTTGTTTTTTGGATGAACCAGTCTGCTTTTCGGTCTATGAGCGTCACTAATGTAATACTTAAAATATTGATCGAGCTGCCAACCCAAACGGGATGAATGTTCAGGTAAAATGCATTGGGGTCCCATCCACCAAGATAATACCATAACAGTCCACTTACAAAACCTGTAAACAGAGACGTAACAACAGCACGTTTCGTAGCTACTGGCCAGAATAATGCTGCTACGACCGGGGCGAATGTTGCACTGTTTCGAATGGTCCAAGCAAGTACATTCCACCAAGCGGACTGCTCTGTGCGCATTAATCCAAATACAATCATTAGTACTGTAAGAAGTAGCAAAGAGACCTTTGTATATTTGATCAGCTGATTTTCCGAAGCAGCTGGTTTTAGAGCACTGCCAACATCACGACCAAGACTGGTCGCTCCGGAAAATTGGCAAGGCCCTCCCCATCCCAGTGCACACGCCCACACACCTAAGAAAAACAGACCAACAAGCGGTGCGGGGAGCACTTCCATTAAATACTGGGGAATTGCAATGAGCCCGGTTTGGGCATTTGGAACAATGACACTTGCAGAAATCCCGAATAAAACACCACCGACAATAAATGGAACTGCCATAAATCCGGCCATGATTAAGCCTCTTTGCCCTTCTTCAGGTGTTCGTGAAGAAAGTGCCATCTGGAAAGCGGCTTGAGCAAGAATAACATTTACTAGAAAAGTTCCAAACCACACAACGATTACTTGCAGCCCAGCGCTACCAAGATTAAACATGGCTGGTCTTTCGATAGCAAGTGCACGCAGGCCATCGATTCCAGGATTTAAGAAAAAGGCAATGATACCAATAATAATCATTAGTCCAAATAATACGATGTTCATCGTTTGTGTAAAGGCAATGGACCACATACCGCCAGCCTGCAGATAAACAAAAAGCAGCATTGCGGTAAAAGCTACAGATAGAGGCAGCGAAATCCCAGTAAATACATGAATAGCGGAGGCAAATGCAATCGCAGTAGCAACCGACCACATTGGAAACGCAAAGGCGGTAATAGCCCCGGAAATTCCCTTTGCAGTCCGCCCATATTTATCACCAATCATGCCAGAGACAGTAACAAGCATTTTTTTACGGAATGAACGAATGATTAAAAAGGCAATAATAAAAATTTGAACCATTTCTGCTACTCCATACCAAACTGCTGATATCCCGCTTAAATACGAAAGCTCAAGAATGGAAATATATGTGGATCCGGAAAATAATCCAGTTATACAAAATGCCACAATCCATTTATTGAAATTTCGATTACCGACAAAATAGCTATCTTTTTTAGTTAAACGCCGCTTCGCAAACTGACCGGCAATTATCAATGAAAAAGTATAGCCAATAGCAAGAGCGATAATCCATACTCCATATTCTGTCATATTGTTTCTCTCCTTTTTTGCTTATTATTTAGCCGTTTTTTACCGAAACGGTTTCCTCTATCAAAACGAAAAAACCCTCTTCCACAATAAGAAGAGAGTTTGAATGGTCTGTACTCCTCCCCTTATCTTTCAGACGTCTGTCTGATGGAATTGGCACAGTACTCACAAAGAGCCCGCTGCCGAGGTATCAAAGGGCCATAACCCTCCACCTCTCTTGATAAGAAGTTCGTTTATGTAATTGTATATAATTTACAGTGTTTTGGTGATTAAGTCAACTGTATTTTTAAATTTTTTTGATTTCCATTCATAGAATTCATACACAATGAAAACGCATATAATTTTTAATGAAAATTACTTGATTTTTGTCGTTAATTAATGATATTATGCAAACGATTTCAATATCTATTTCAAACAACAGGAGGTAGCACATGTTAACCTTTTTCATATCTATTATTATATTAATTATTGCGTATTTTACATACGGGAAATGTATAGAAAAAATATTTGGAATAGATCAATCACGTCAAACACCTGCAATCGCTAACCACGATGGCGTTGATTATGTTCCAATGAAAAAGCAAAACAATGCAATGATTCAATTGCTTAATATCGCTGGAACAGGACCGATATTTGGCCCAATAATGGGTGCGTTATTTGGTCCGGTAGCTTTTATTTGGATCGTTCTGGGTTCCATTTTTGCAGGTGGCGTTCATGACTATTTGACAGGAATGATTTCCATTCGAAACAAAGGTGCTCATATTCCGGAACTTGCTGGTAAATTTCTAGGTAATTTTTCAAAGCATTTGGTCAATGCCTTTGCACTGTTACTACTTCTTTTAGTAGGAACGGTTTTTGCGACAACATCCGGCTCTCTCCTTCATGTTCTACTTGATGGCCAGATGGCGTTATGGATTATTTTAGCTCTTATATTTGGGTATTTCCTTTTATCTACTGTCCTGCCAATTGATAAAATTATCGGTAGAATATACCCAATCCTTGGTGCTATTCTCTTAATTGGTACACTTGGAGTTGGAATTACCATGTTTACTTCCGGTTATGGTTCAGCCATCCCTGAGCTTACACTGGAAAATATGCACCCGGATAATCTAGCAATCTTTCCCATGTTATTTTTAACCATAACTTGTGGTGCCTTGTCCGGATTTCATGCAACACAGTCACCGATTATTTCTCGCACTGTTCAAACGGAGTCACAAGGACGGTATATTTTCTACGGGATGATGATCACAGAAGCTGTTATAGCGATGATTTGGGCTGCTGCTTCCATGAGCCTTTTTCATGGAGAAAACCTTAACGCGTTGATTAATGCCGGTACTCCTTCTGCTGTGGTAAATGAGGTAGCGACAACCCTGCTTGGGGCAATTGGTGGCACAATCGCTGTACTTGGTGTTATTATTCTTCCTATTACTTCGGGGGATACAGCCTTTCGTGCAGCGCGTTCTGTTATTGCAGATTATATCAATTTCAATCAAAAGAAAATAATGAACCGTTTAACCATTGCTATACCTTTGTTCATCGTTTCTATTATACTGACGCAAATTGACTTTGATATATTATGGCGATATTTCTCTTGGGCGAACCAGACAACTGCATCACTTGCACTGTGGATCGCAACGATGTACCTGCTTGTTAAAGGAAAAAAATACTGGGTTTCCTTTATTCCGGCATTGTTTATCACCGATATGGTACTTGTCTATATATTACATGCACAAATTGGTTTTAACCTTCCCATGAATGTATCGCATATTGGAGGAGTTATTCTTACCATAGCTTTTAGCATTTGGTTCTTCTGGAAAGCAAAGCAAAATAAGGCGAATCATATTGAAACAGATAGTGAGGTTGTATAAGAAGGTAAGTCCTTTTCGTAAAGGGGTTCTTGTCACAGACAAGGACCTTTTTTTATGAAGCCATGATAAGGTATTTGTCTGCAAATATGCAAGCACAAATCAAAGTCTTCCGCGTTTTTAAAACCACTAAGAGTTCGTACTCCTTTTCAGGGTAGTACATGTTCCACGCTTCAAATATCAAAATCTGAAATTATATACCATCTTTGAGCAAAACATTGATTTTTAATACCGCAAGATATACGATAAGTTTGCAAGCGCTAACGTTAATGGTTGGAGGTGTTTATCCTGGAAGGAATTCTTTATAAAGTTAGGGAATCGCTTAATTATGTGAAACCATCAGAAGGAGCTGTTGCGGAGTATATTTTACATTACCCACAAAAGGCAGTCACAATGACTGTCAGTCAGCTTGCACATGCTAGTTATTCCAGCCCTTCTGCTGTTATGCGCTATTGCCATACACTTGGCTACAACGGATTTAAGGAGTTGAAGCTAAAGTTATCCGGAGATCTGGCAGTGATTAATTTACACGATCTGGAACAAGAAACGTTATCACCCGACGACTCTATTGATAAAATTATGGCTGTCATTACCAATACAAATATTCAATCACTGTATAGTTCGTTGCAGTTAGTGCAAAAAGACCAATTTACAGCAGCATATGAATACCTGATGAAAGCAAAGAAAATTGACTTCTATGGTGTTGGGTCCAGCTTTTTGATCGCGTATGATGCCATTCAAAAATTCATGCGCATTAATAAGACCTGTACAGCTTATAGTGATTTTCATATGCAAAAAGTATCGGCCGTTAACCTGCATAGTGATGACGTAGTAGTTGCCATTTCGTACTCAGGTGAAACTCGTCAAATCATTGATTGTGTCAAAATTGCACAATCAAAAGGTGCAAAAGTGATAGCGATTACGAAATATGCAGATTCACACTTGAGCAGTATGGCAGATGCGGTATTATTTGTTGCCGCCCAGGAAGATGAATTCCGAAGCGCTGCTATGTCATCACGAATCGCCTCATTAAACGTGATCGATATGCTTTATACAGCATGCGCATACGAAGATTACGATCATTCTTTACCCCATTTGAACCAAACATACGAAATTATACAACAATCCCAAGAGGAGGATGCAAAGCGTGCCCGAAACAACAAAGACAACAACCGAAAAACGTAATGCAAAAACCATGAATTTAGATGAAATGCGTACACATGACATTTTACATGTGATGAATGAAGAAGATAAAACCGTTCCTGATGCAGTAAATAAAGAAATAGATCAAATCGAAAAAGCAGTATCAGCCGTTATTGATGCTTTCACCAAAGGCGGCAGACTTATTTACATCGGGGCTGGCACGAGTGGCCGATTAGGAATGTTGGATGCAGTAGAATGTCCACCAACATTTGGCACTGATCCAGAGATCGTTCAAAGCCTTATTGCAGGAGGTAAGGATGCCATCATGAAGGCCGTTGAGGGGGCTGAGGATGACTCGGAATTGGCTGAATCCGACTTACAAAATCTGAATATCAGTGAAAAAGATACGGTGATCGGGCTGGCCGCCAGTGGACGAACCCCTTATGTCATAGGCGGGTTGAATTACAGCAAATCGGTCGGCGCTCATACAGTCGCCGTTAGCTGTAATAAAAATGCCAAAATCAGTCGTTATGCGGATATTCCAATTGAAGTTGAAGTTGGTCCTGAAATTTTAACAGGTTCAACCCGATTGAAAGCAGGAACAGCCCAAAAGCTTGTTGTCAATATGATTTCAACAAGTTCAATGATTGGAATTGGAAAAGTATATGAAAACCTGATGGTTGATGTCCAGTTAACAAACCAAAAACTCATAGAACGTGCGAAAAATATTATTTCTCTCGCAACAGAAGTTGATTATGATACAGCTTCAACCTTTTTGAAAAACGCTCATCATAACCCCAAAATAGCAATTATTATGATCAAATTAGAATGTAGCTTCGAAAAAGCGAAGCGATCTCTCAAGCAGGCAGGTGGATTTGTACGCGAAGCTATTAAAATGGCAAACAACAAGGACGGTGGCTATAATGAATAATCAAGAACTTGCACAAGCGATTGTGACCCATCTTGGTGGGGAAAGAAATATTTCCAATCTCACCAATTGTATAACGCGTCTGCGGATTGATGTGAAGTCACGCAATAATGTGGATCTGGATGCCATTAAACAATTAGAAGGCGTCTTAAGTGTCCTTGACCAGGGAACAATCCAAGTTGTGCTAGGTCCAGGCAAAGTGACGAAGGTAGCAAACGAAATACATGAAAGTACATCCATTCAAGTTGACGTTGAAGACGAAAATGAGGACAGCGAATTTGACGTTGCATCTGACACAAAGGCAGCTTACAAAGCAAAACAAACATCCATTTTTCAGCAATTTTTCAGACATATTGGTAATATATTTGTTCCCATTGTTCCTGGTCTGGTAGCTTCAGGTTTATTGTTGGGAATTGCTAACTTGATTACGAATCTAGCCAATCCAGATGCAGCCATACTTGACCCATCTGTTCTCGAATCAGACTGGTTCATGCTGCTTGAAGCAATCGGAAATCTGCTGTTTGCCTCCCTTGGTATATTTGTCGGTATCAATACAGCACGGGAATTTGGGGGGACCATGGTTCTCGGTGGTATCGCTGGCCTACTGGTTAATGCACCTGTTTTAGATGATATAGGAGCTTTAAACTTATTTGGATTGGATTTAGAAGTCAGCGCTGGTTTAGGTGGTTTATTTGGCGTTATTATAGCCGCTTATTTATTTGCTAAAATTGAAAAATTCACTCGTAAACGTGTGCATGATAGTTTGGATTTAATTGTGACGCCGCTCATCACGGTCATCGTAGGATCCCTTGCAACGATCGTCGTTATTCAGCCAATTGCTGGTTTACTCATGAGTGGTATAACATGGTTCTTGGTTGATGTCATGTTAGAAACCGGCGGCATCATTGGTGGATACGTACTCGCAGCAACATTCCTACCACTGGTAACAGTAGGTATGCATCAGGGATTAATTCCTGTGCACTTAGAACTAATTGATCAGTTCGGTTCTACATCATTGCTGCCTATTCTAGCCATGGCAGGTGGTGGTCAAGTTGGTGCGATGATCGCCATTTATATCAAGGCCAAAAATAAACGACTTAAAAATACCGTAGCAAGCGTACTGCCTGTTGGATTTTTAGGTATAGGCGAGCCGCTTATTTATGGAGTTAGTTTACCACTGGGCAGACCATTTCTAACGGCCTGTCTGGGAGCTGGATTCGGTGGCGCATTCCTGGCCTTGTTCAACGTAGGAGCCATCACTGTCGGACCTTCTGGTGCTGTCTTGATTCCACTCATTGCGGATAATAATTATTTACTGTATATTATCGGACTCCTTATTTCCTACGCCGGCGGATTTATCCTAACATATCTGTTTGGTTACAAAGAAGAAATGGTTCACAAGCTTTATGGAGACAGTTCAAGTCAAGCGAAAACAGAAAAACCAAGTGAACATGAACAGCAAGAAGAAGTTCAACTAAACAGTCCATTATCCGGTGAATTACAACCATTGAATAAATTAAACGATGAAGTTTTTGCAACGGAGGCAATTGGAAAAGGAATAGCCATAATCCCAAGTGAAGGGAAATTATACGCACCTATAAATGG
It encodes the following:
- a CDS encoding carbon starvation CstA family protein, whose product is MLTFFISIIILIIAYFTYGKCIEKIFGIDQSRQTPAIANHDGVDYVPMKKQNNAMIQLLNIAGTGPIFGPIMGALFGPVAFIWIVLGSIFAGGVHDYLTGMISIRNKGAHIPELAGKFLGNFSKHLVNAFALLLLLLVGTVFATTSGSLLHVLLDGQMALWIILALIFGYFLLSTVLPIDKIIGRIYPILGAILLIGTLGVGITMFTSGYGSAIPELTLENMHPDNLAIFPMLFLTITCGALSGFHATQSPIISRTVQTESQGRYIFYGMMITEAVIAMIWAAASMSLFHGENLNALINAGTPSAVVNEVATTLLGAIGGTIAVLGVIILPITSGDTAFRAARSVIADYINFNQKKIMNRLTIAIPLFIVSIILTQIDFDILWRYFSWANQTTASLALWIATMYLLVKGKKYWVSFIPALFITDMVLVYILHAQIGFNLPMNVSHIGGVILTIAFSIWFFWKAKQNKANHIETDSEVV
- a CDS encoding MurR/RpiR family transcriptional regulator, whose amino-acid sequence is MFILEGILYKVRESLNYVKPSEGAVAEYILHYPQKAVTMTVSQLAHASYSSPSAVMRYCHTLGYNGFKELKLKLSGDLAVINLHDLEQETLSPDDSIDKIMAVITNTNIQSLYSSLQLVQKDQFTAAYEYLMKAKKIDFYGVGSSFLIAYDAIQKFMRINKTCTAYSDFHMQKVSAVNLHSDDVVVAISYSGETRQIIDCVKIAQSKGAKVIAITKYADSHLSSMADAVLFVAAQEDEFRSAAMSSRIASLNVIDMLYTACAYEDYDHSLPHLNQTYEIIQQSQEEDAKRARNNKDNNRKT
- a CDS encoding glucose PTS transporter subunit IIA; this encodes MNNQELAQAIVTHLGGERNISNLTNCITRLRIDVKSRNNVDLDAIKQLEGVLSVLDQGTIQVVLGPGKVTKVANEIHESTSIQVDVEDENEDSEFDVASDTKAAYKAKQTSIFQQFFRHIGNIFVPIVPGLVASGLLLGIANLITNLANPDAAILDPSVLESDWFMLLEAIGNLLFASLGIFVGINTAREFGGTMVLGGIAGLLVNAPVLDDIGALNLFGLDLEVSAGLGGLFGVIIAAYLFAKIEKFTRKRVHDSLDLIVTPLITVIVGSLATIVVIQPIAGLLMSGITWFLVDVMLETGGIIGGYVLAATFLPLVTVGMHQGLIPVHLELIDQFGSTSLLPILAMAGGGQVGAMIAIYIKAKNKRLKNTVASVLPVGFLGIGEPLIYGVSLPLGRPFLTACLGAGFGGAFLALFNVGAITVGPSGAVLIPLIADNNYLLYIIGLLISYAGGFILTYLFGYKEEMVHKLYGDSSSQAKTEKPSEHEQQEEVQLNSPLSGELQPLNKLNDEVFATEAIGKGIAIIPSEGKLYAPINGKVTTVFPTGHAIGITSDSGVEVLLHIGLDTVEIKDNVFERNIAKDEEVETGQLLCTFDMDAIKEKGYDITTPIVITNSNSYENISIVDQKQIEAGNKLMSVK
- a CDS encoding CueP family metal-binding protein, whose translation is MKKKRTLVLFVFLALLAACSAEENVQDETGDIKELVHYYSTEDIVDEDASITSEQLIVTDKEENEEAIYDLPEDEFFVSIAPFEEQTHPCEIHSLTGCQGEMVQEAFDVYIETAEGNVVIDETMQTEENGFIDLWLPRDETYAVEIKHDGKEVTSEISTYEDDFTCITTMQLI
- a CDS encoding sodium:solute symporter family protein, which gives rise to MTEYGVWIIALAIGYTFSLIIAGQFAKRRLTKKDSYFVGNRNFNKWIVAFCITGLFSGSTYISILELSYLSGISAVWYGVAEMVQIFIIAFLIIRSFRKKMLVTVSGMIGDKYGRTAKGISGAITAFAFPMWSVATAIAFASAIHVFTGISLPLSVAFTAMLLFVYLQAGGMWSIAFTQTMNIVLFGLMIIIGIIAFFLNPGIDGLRALAIERPAMFNLGSAGLQVIVVWFGTFLVNVILAQAAFQMALSSRTPEEGQRGLIMAGFMAVPFIVGGVLFGISASVIVPNAQTGLIAIPQYLMEVLPAPLVGLFFLGVWACALGWGGPCQFSGATSLGRDVGSALKPAASENQLIKYTKVSLLLLTVLMIVFGLMRTEQSAWWNVLAWTIRNSATFAPVVAALFWPVATKRAVVTSLFTGFVSGLLWYYLGGWDPNAFYLNIHPVWVGSSINILSITLVTLIDRKADWFIQKTNRFGYIGLIGGILITLVNVFYFTPLYQSGLFGLFGFAAILCFFIALIRFLRPSNEQQQIALKHASS
- the murQ gene encoding N-acetylmuramic acid 6-phosphate etherase — encoded protein: MNLDEMRTHDILHVMNEEDKTVPDAVNKEIDQIEKAVSAVIDAFTKGGRLIYIGAGTSGRLGMLDAVECPPTFGTDPEIVQSLIAGGKDAIMKAVEGAEDDSELAESDLQNLNISEKDTVIGLAASGRTPYVIGGLNYSKSVGAHTVAVSCNKNAKISRYADIPIEVEVGPEILTGSTRLKAGTAQKLVVNMISTSSMIGIGKVYENLMVDVQLTNQKLIERAKNIISLATEVDYDTASTFLKNAHHNPKIAIIMIKLECSFEKAKRSLKQAGGFVREAIKMANNKDGGYNE